The following proteins come from a genomic window of Bubalus kerabau isolate K-KA32 ecotype Philippines breed swamp buffalo chromosome 20, PCC_UOA_SB_1v2, whole genome shotgun sequence:
- the LOC129635605 gene encoding uncharacterized protein LOC129635605 isoform X1, whose product MRTPLHSDWRTRESRLTLGGGGPGSGSGAQRPAPYRLRAPLLTTVEAVQDSDCKATWPSDSARTGRAALVSSGRSSLRSALPSSNDLPMSGMFSRAQVRRVLQRVPGKQRFGVYRFLPFFFVLGGTMEWIMIKVRVGQETFYDVYRRKASERQYQRRLQDASETELQQSIKWRPTRLPCPWDSPGKNTGVGCHFLLQCMKGKSESEVTQSCPTLRDPMVCSLPGSSVHGIFQARVLEWGAIAFLPATNW is encoded by the exons ATGCGCACTCCGTTACATTCTGATTGGCGGACCCGCGAGTCCCGTCTCACCCTTGGTGGAGGCGGCCCAGGTTCTGGGTCCGGAGCTCAGCGCCCAGCTCCTTACCGTCTTCGGGCTCCACTGTTGACCACCGTGGAGGCGGTGCAAGACTCGGATTGCAAGGCAACCTGGCCGTCGGACTCAGCAAGGACGGGCAGGGCGGCTTTGGTTTCATCCGGGCGCTCCAGCCTTCGTTCCGCCTTACCCTCCTCCAACGACCTCCCTATGTCCGGCATGTTTTCCAGGGCCCAGGTGAGGCGGGTTCTGCAGCGGGTGCCCGGGAAGCAGCGATTCGGCGTCTACAGGTTCCTGCCCTTCTTTTTTGTCCTCGGAGGAACGATGGAGTGGATCATGATTAAAGTGCGCGTGGGCCAGGAGACCTTTT ATGACGTCTACCGCAGAAAAGCCTCAGAAAGACAGTATCAGAGAAGGCTGCAAGATGCATCAGAGACTGAACTTCAGCAgtcaataaa atggcggcccaccaggctcccctgtccctgggattctccaggcaagaacactggagtgggttgccatttccttctccaatgcatgaaagggaaaagtgaaagtgaagtcactcagtcgtgtccgactcttcgcgaccccatggtctgcagcctaccaggctcctccgtccatgggattttccaggcaagagtactggagtggggtgccattgcatttcTGCCAGCTACCAACTGGTGA
- the LOC129635605 gene encoding uncharacterized protein LOC129635605 isoform X3, whose protein sequence is MRTPLHSDWRTRESRLTLGGGGPGSGSGAQRPAPYRLRAPLLTTVEAVQDSDCKATWPSDSARTGRAALVSSGRSSLRSALPSSNDLPMSGMFSRAQVRRVLQRVPGKQRFGVYRFLPFFFVLGGTMEWIMIKVRVGQETFYDVYRRKASERQYQRRLQDASETELQQSIK, encoded by the exons ATGCGCACTCCGTTACATTCTGATTGGCGGACCCGCGAGTCCCGTCTCACCCTTGGTGGAGGCGGCCCAGGTTCTGGGTCCGGAGCTCAGCGCCCAGCTCCTTACCGTCTTCGGGCTCCACTGTTGACCACCGTGGAGGCGGTGCAAGACTCGGATTGCAAGGCAACCTGGCCGTCGGACTCAGCAAGGACGGGCAGGGCGGCTTTGGTTTCATCCGGGCGCTCCAGCCTTCGTTCCGCCTTACCCTCCTCCAACGACCTCCCTATGTCCGGCATGTTTTCCAGGGCCCAGGTGAGGCGGGTTCTGCAGCGGGTGCCCGGGAAGCAGCGATTCGGCGTCTACAGGTTCCTGCCCTTCTTTTTTGTCCTCGGAGGAACGATGGAGTGGATCATGATTAAAGTGCGCGTGGGCCAGGAGACCTTTT ATGACGTCTACCGCAGAAAAGCCTCAGAAAGACAGTATCAGAGAAGGCTGCAAGATGCATCAGAGACTGAACTTCAGCAgtcaataaagtaa
- the LOC129635605 gene encoding uncharacterized protein LOC129635605 isoform X2, whose protein sequence is MRTPLHSDWRTRESRLTLGGGGPGSGSGAQRPAPYRLRAPLLTTVEAVQDSDCKATWPSDSARTGRAALVSSGRSSLRSALPSSNDLPMSGMFSRAQVRRVLQRVPGKQRFGVYRFLPFFFVLGGTMEWIMIKVRVGQETFYDVYRRKASERQYQRRLQDASETELQQSIKGPS, encoded by the exons ATGCGCACTCCGTTACATTCTGATTGGCGGACCCGCGAGTCCCGTCTCACCCTTGGTGGAGGCGGCCCAGGTTCTGGGTCCGGAGCTCAGCGCCCAGCTCCTTACCGTCTTCGGGCTCCACTGTTGACCACCGTGGAGGCGGTGCAAGACTCGGATTGCAAGGCAACCTGGCCGTCGGACTCAGCAAGGACGGGCAGGGCGGCTTTGGTTTCATCCGGGCGCTCCAGCCTTCGTTCCGCCTTACCCTCCTCCAACGACCTCCCTATGTCCGGCATGTTTTCCAGGGCCCAGGTGAGGCGGGTTCTGCAGCGGGTGCCCGGGAAGCAGCGATTCGGCGTCTACAGGTTCCTGCCCTTCTTTTTTGTCCTCGGAGGAACGATGGAGTGGATCATGATTAAAGTGCGCGTGGGCCAGGAGACCTTTT ATGACGTCTACCGCAGAAAAGCCTCAGAAAGACAGTATCAGAGAAGGCTGCAAGATGCATCAGAGACTGAACTTCAGCAgtcaataaa gggaccttcctga